A genome region from Haliotis asinina isolate JCU_RB_2024 chromosome 11, JCU_Hal_asi_v2, whole genome shotgun sequence includes the following:
- the LOC137255632 gene encoding uncharacterized protein isoform X2, with protein sequence MLTLIYLLLMFSTCGFTQSSVKQIKENMKSYAKGYVIQYYVPYVNVQPDEAKLKLLKHLEDNLLIITGTDDKEVTQEGSLEHKIRSLSNKVDSNDGLLVSNPQNLMKAVSRDVEDSLDQQVRDLSNTVDSNDGLLVIDAQNLMKAVSRDVEDSLDQKVRRLSNKVDSNDGLLVIDAQNLMKTVSRDVEDSLDQKVRRLSNKVDSNDGLLVIDAQNLMKTVSRDVEDSLDQKVRRLSNKVDSNDGLLVIDAQNLMKAVSRDVEDSLDQKVRRLSNKVDSNDGLLVINAQNLMKAVSRDVEDSLDQKVRRLSNKVDSNDGLLVIDAQNLMEAVSRDVEDSLDQKVRRLSNKVDSNDGLLVIDAQNLMKAVSRDVEDSLEHELKEAIDKENKTIIDNARLYTLLKEKLVAWFQYHVKHDNMDLHNLDLDSVINWLTLVHNSRRNISKAVDSFYQDWNTSLPIFSNLFVSLDMLKPLSTNVSLSLMGLTDSFMNLYWPFRRDVNLMNQILAVKGFRGTQVSESEAKNAFFEDIQTIQPIHLPVKKDEIVLVFDDEDIANWLNVSGVMSLSASYMTSKKHIFTGEEQQRISTTAHAAFRMINNTHPELYDAMTQMISCIALYKQEHKINLAGGARSALGMFWMDPSVGKEWSVPFMAEQIVHEFTHNALNYAEFVHGTYNDKSALGNAEVKSAIRLVPRPYDKSLHAAYVSAGLVTFHSRTGYVERAAQLAETLPQAVGDLASVDAEKHVLDGSGRAIVKFLTDYMYLTRL encoded by the exons ATGCTGACTCTGATATACCTCTTGTTGATGTTCTCGACCTGCGGCTTTACACAAAGTTCTGTCAAACAGATAAAGGAAAACATGAAATCCTATGCCAAGGGCTATGTTATCCAATACTATGTTCCCTATGTTAACGTTCAACCTGATGAAGCTAAACTGAAGTTGTTGAAACACCTTGAGGACAACCTGCTCATTATTACTGGTACGGATGACAAGGAGGTAACACAGGAAGGCAGTCTGGAACACAAGATCAGAAGTTTGTCGAATAAGGTGGACAGTAACGACGGTCTGCTTGTCTCTAATCCTCAGAATCTCATGAAGGCAGTTTCCAGAGATGTTGAGGATAGTTTGGATCAACAGGTCAGAGATTTGTCGAATACGGTGGACAGTAACGACGGCCTGCTTGTCATCGATGCACAGAATCTAATGAAGGCAGTTTCCAGAGATGTAGAGGATAGTCTGGATCAAAAGGTCAGACGTTTGTCAAATAAGGTGGACAGTAACGACGGTCTGCTTGTCATCGATGCACAGAATCTAATGAAGACAGTTTCCAGAGATGTAGAGGATAGTCTGGATCAAAAGGTCAGACGCTTGTCAAATAAGGTGGACAGTAACGACGGTCTGCTTGTCATCGATGCACAGAATCTAATGAAGACAGTTTCCAGAGATGTAGAGGATAGTCTGGATCAAAAGGTCAGACGTTTGTCAAATAAGGTGGACAGTAACGACGGTCTGCTTGTCATCGATGCTCAGAATCTAATGAAAGCAGTTTCCAGAGATGTAGAGGATAGTCTGGATCAAAAGGTCAGACGCTTGTCAAATAAGGTGGATAGTAACGACGGTCTGCTTGTCATCAATGCACAGAATCTAATGAAGGCAGTTTCCAGAGATGTAGAGGATAGTCTGGATCAAAAGGTTAGACGCTTGTCAAATAAG GTGGATAGTAACGATGGACTGCTTGTCATCGATGCACAGAATCTAATGGAAGCAGTTTCCAGAGATGTAGAGGATAGTCTGGATCAAAAGGTCAGACGCTTGTCAAATAAGGTGGACAGTAACGATGGACTGCTTGTCATCGATGCACAGAATCTAATGAAGGCAGTTTCCAGAGATGTAGAAGATAGTCTGGAACATGAGCTCAAAGAAGCCAtcgataaagaaaacaaaaccataATTGATAATGCTCGACTCTACACGTTGTTGAAAGAAAAATTGGTAGCATGGTTTCAATACCATGTTAAACACGACAATATGGATCTTCATAACCTTGACCTCGACAGTGTGATTAATTGGCTGACACTGGTGCACAACTCTCGGAGAAATATTAGCAAAGCAGTCGATTCCTTTTACCAAGACTGGAACACGTCCCTGCCTATCTTCAGTAATCTATTTGTGTCCCTTGATATGTTGAAACCATTATCAACAAATGTATCCCTTTCCCTGATGGGTTTGACTGATAGCTTCATGAATCTGTACTGGCCTTTCCGCCGAGATGTCAACCTAATGAACCAGATTTTAGCAGTCAAAGGTTTCCGGGGCACACAAGTGTCTGAGAGCGAAGCCAAGAATGCGTTCTTTGAGGACATCCAGACAATTCAACCCATTCATCTCCCTGTCAAGAAGGATGAGATTGTATTGGTCTTTGATGATGAAGACATTGCAAATTGgttgaatgtttcaggagttatgtccctttcagCGTCCTACATGACTTCAAAGAAGCACATATTCACAGGGGAAGAACAACAGAGGATATCGACCACTGCACATGCAGCATTCAGAATGATCAACAACACTCACCCTGAACTCTATGACGCCATGACACAAATGATTTCCTGCATTGCGTTATATAAACAGGAACACAAAATTAACTTAGCTGGAGGAGCTCGTTCAGCCCTTGGCATGTTCTGGATGGACCCAAGTGTTGGAAAGGAATGGAGCGTTCCCTTCATGGCAGAACAGATAGTCCATGAGTTCACCCACAACGCACTCAACTATGCAGAATTTGTCCATGGAACATACAACGATAAATCCGCCCTGGGGAACGCTGAGGTGAAATCGGCCATTCGTCTTGTTCCTCGTCCCTACGACAAGTCTCTGCATGCAGCTTACGTGTCAGCAGGACTGGTAACCTTCCATTCTAGGACAGGCTATGTGGAAAGAGCTGCACAACTAGCAGAAACTCT
- the LOC137255632 gene encoding uncharacterized protein isoform X1: MLTLIYLLLMFSTCGFTQSSVKQIKENMKSYAKGYVIQYYVPYVNVQPDEAKLKLLKHLEDNLLIITGTDDKEVTQEGSLEHKIRSLSNKVDSNDGLLVSNPQNLMKAVSRDVEDSLDQQVRDLSNTVDSNDGLLVIDAQNLMKAVSRDVEDSLDQKVRRLSNKVDSNDGLLVIDAQNLMKTVSRDVEDSLDQKVRRLSNKVDSNDGLLVIDAQNLMKTVSRDVEDSLDQKVRRLSNKVDSNDGLLVIDAQNLMKAVSRDVEDSLDQKVRRLSNKVDSNDGLLVINAQNLMKAVSRDVEDSLDQKVRRLSNKVDSNDGLLVIDAQNLMKAVSRDVEGSLDQKVRRLSNKVDSNDGLLVIDAQNLMKAVSRDVEDSLDQKVRRLSNKVDSNDGLLVIDAQNLMKAVSRDVEDSLDQKVRRLSNKVDSNDGLLVIDAQNLMEAVSRDVEDSLDQKVRRLSNKVDSNDGLLVIDAQNLMKAVSRDVEDSLEHELKEAIDKENKTIIDNARLYTLLKEKLVAWFQYHVKHDNMDLHNLDLDSVINWLTLVHNSRRNISKAVDSFYQDWNTSLPIFSNLFVSLDMLKPLSTNVSLSLMGLTDSFMNLYWPFRRDVNLMNQILAVKGFRGTQVSESEAKNAFFEDIQTIQPIHLPVKKDEIVLVFDDEDIANWLNVSGVMSLSASYMTSKKHIFTGEEQQRISTTAHAAFRMINNTHPELYDAMTQMISCIALYKQEHKINLAGGARSALGMFWMDPSVGKEWSVPFMAEQIVHEFTHNALNYAEFVHGTYNDKSALGNAEVKSAIRLVPRPYDKSLHAAYVSAGLVTFHSRTGYVERAAQLAETLPQAVGDLASVDAEKHVLDGSGRAIVKFLTDYMYLTRL; encoded by the coding sequence ATGCTGACTCTGATATACCTCTTGTTGATGTTCTCGACCTGCGGCTTTACACAAAGTTCTGTCAAACAGATAAAGGAAAACATGAAATCCTATGCCAAGGGCTATGTTATCCAATACTATGTTCCCTATGTTAACGTTCAACCTGATGAAGCTAAACTGAAGTTGTTGAAACACCTTGAGGACAACCTGCTCATTATTACTGGTACGGATGACAAGGAGGTAACACAGGAAGGCAGTCTGGAACACAAGATCAGAAGTTTGTCGAATAAGGTGGACAGTAACGACGGTCTGCTTGTCTCTAATCCTCAGAATCTCATGAAGGCAGTTTCCAGAGATGTTGAGGATAGTTTGGATCAACAGGTCAGAGATTTGTCGAATACGGTGGACAGTAACGACGGCCTGCTTGTCATCGATGCACAGAATCTAATGAAGGCAGTTTCCAGAGATGTAGAGGATAGTCTGGATCAAAAGGTCAGACGTTTGTCAAATAAGGTGGACAGTAACGACGGTCTGCTTGTCATCGATGCACAGAATCTAATGAAGACAGTTTCCAGAGATGTAGAGGATAGTCTGGATCAAAAGGTCAGACGCTTGTCAAATAAGGTGGACAGTAACGACGGTCTGCTTGTCATCGATGCACAGAATCTAATGAAGACAGTTTCCAGAGATGTAGAGGATAGTCTGGATCAAAAGGTCAGACGTTTGTCAAATAAGGTGGACAGTAACGACGGTCTGCTTGTCATCGATGCTCAGAATCTAATGAAAGCAGTTTCCAGAGATGTAGAGGATAGTCTGGATCAAAAGGTCAGACGCTTGTCAAATAAGGTGGATAGTAACGACGGTCTGCTTGTCATCAATGCACAGAATCTAATGAAGGCAGTTTCCAGAGATGTAGAGGATAGTCTGGATCAAAAGGTTAGACGCTTGTCAAATAAGGTGGACAGTAACGATGGACTGCTTGTCATCGATGCACAGAATCTAATGAAGGCAGTTTCCAGAGATGTAGAGGGTAGTCTGGATCAAAAGGTCAGACGCTTGTCAAATAAGGTGGACAGTAACGATGGACTGCTTGTCATCGATGCACAGAATCTAATGAAAGCAGTTTCCAGAGATGTAGAGGATAGTCTGGATCAAAAGGTCAGACGCTTGTCAAATAAGGTGGATAGTAACGACGGTCTGCTTGTCATCGATGCACAGAATCTAATGAAGGCAGTTTCCAGAGATGTAGAAGATAGTCTGGATCAAAAGGTCAGACGCTTGTCAAATAAGGTGGATAGTAACGATGGACTGCTTGTCATCGATGCACAGAATCTAATGGAAGCAGTTTCCAGAGATGTAGAGGATAGTCTGGATCAAAAGGTCAGACGCTTGTCAAATAAGGTGGACAGTAACGATGGACTGCTTGTCATCGATGCACAGAATCTAATGAAGGCAGTTTCCAGAGATGTAGAAGATAGTCTGGAACATGAGCTCAAAGAAGCCAtcgataaagaaaacaaaaccataATTGATAATGCTCGACTCTACACGTTGTTGAAAGAAAAATTGGTAGCATGGTTTCAATACCATGTTAAACACGACAATATGGATCTTCATAACCTTGACCTCGACAGTGTGATTAATTGGCTGACACTGGTGCACAACTCTCGGAGAAATATTAGCAAAGCAGTCGATTCCTTTTACCAAGACTGGAACACGTCCCTGCCTATCTTCAGTAATCTATTTGTGTCCCTTGATATGTTGAAACCATTATCAACAAATGTATCCCTTTCCCTGATGGGTTTGACTGATAGCTTCATGAATCTGTACTGGCCTTTCCGCCGAGATGTCAACCTAATGAACCAGATTTTAGCAGTCAAAGGTTTCCGGGGCACACAAGTGTCTGAGAGCGAAGCCAAGAATGCGTTCTTTGAGGACATCCAGACAATTCAACCCATTCATCTCCCTGTCAAGAAGGATGAGATTGTATTGGTCTTTGATGATGAAGACATTGCAAATTGgttgaatgtttcaggagttatgtccctttcagCGTCCTACATGACTTCAAAGAAGCACATATTCACAGGGGAAGAACAACAGAGGATATCGACCACTGCACATGCAGCATTCAGAATGATCAACAACACTCACCCTGAACTCTATGACGCCATGACACAAATGATTTCCTGCATTGCGTTATATAAACAGGAACACAAAATTAACTTAGCTGGAGGAGCTCGTTCAGCCCTTGGCATGTTCTGGATGGACCCAAGTGTTGGAAAGGAATGGAGCGTTCCCTTCATGGCAGAACAGATAGTCCATGAGTTCACCCACAACGCACTCAACTATGCAGAATTTGTCCATGGAACATACAACGATAAATCCGCCCTGGGGAACGCTGAGGTGAAATCGGCCATTCGTCTTGTTCCTCGTCCCTACGACAAGTCTCTGCATGCAGCTTACGTGTCAGCAGGACTGGTAACCTTCCATTCTAGGACAGGCTATGTGGAAAGAGCTGCACAACTAGCAGAAACTCT